A genomic region of Anaerolineae bacterium contains the following coding sequences:
- a CDS encoding sugar ABC transporter permease translates to MQSYSGTMPNAGGPARRMGMERREMLIGWLTLSPWAVGFLVFTLGPMVASLYLSFSEYKIIQAPNWVGLANYQRMLDDPLFYKSLSVTVMYSLTSVPLGIFMALIVAVLLNQDIWGARVMRTIFYLPSVISGVAVSLVFAWIFNHRFGILNYIIGLVGIRGPDWLGWRQWALPAFVLMSLWGIGGNMIILLAGLQGVPAALHEAAEIDGANSWRRFWRITLPMISPAILFVGIMSIIGSFQTFTQAFIMTGGGPAYATLFYVLYLYRNAFTWFEMGYASALAWVLFAIILLCTLLSLRVSRSWVHYEGG, encoded by the coding sequence GAACGATGCCGAACGCAGGCGGACCAGCCCGCCGGATGGGCATGGAGCGCCGCGAGATGCTCATTGGATGGCTCACGCTGTCGCCCTGGGCGGTCGGCTTCCTCGTCTTCACGTTGGGGCCCATGGTCGCCTCGCTCTACCTCAGCTTCAGCGAGTACAAGATCATCCAGGCGCCCAACTGGGTCGGTCTGGCGAACTACCAGCGAATGCTTGACGACCCGCTCTTCTACAAGTCATTGTCCGTGACCGTGATGTACAGCCTGACGAGCGTTCCCCTGGGCATCTTCATGGCGCTGATAGTGGCCGTGTTGCTCAACCAGGACATCTGGGGCGCCAGGGTGATGCGCACCATCTTCTACCTGCCCTCCGTGATATCGGGAGTGGCGGTGTCGCTCGTCTTCGCCTGGATCTTCAACCACCGCTTCGGCATCCTCAACTACATCATCGGTCTGGTAGGGATCCGGGGGCCGGACTGGCTGGGGTGGCGGCAGTGGGCCCTGCCGGCTTTCGTGCTCATGAGCCTGTGGGGCATCGGCGGCAACATGATCATCCTGCTGGCGGGACTGCAGGGCGTACCGGCGGCTCTGCACGAAGCGGCCGAGATAGACGGCGCGAACTCCTGGCGTCGGTTCTGGCGCATCACCTTGCCCATGATCTCACCAGCGATACTGTTCGTCGGTATCATGAGCATCATCGGCAGCTTCCAGACCTTTACCCAGGCCTTTATCATGACGGGTGGGGGCCCTGCCTACGCCACCCTGTTCTACGTGCTCTACCTGTACCGCAATGCCTTCACCTGGTTCGAGATGGGGTATGCCTCCGCTCTGGCCTGGGTTCTGTTTGCCATCATCCTGCTATGTACCCTGTTGAGCCTGCGCGTATCCCGGTCTTGGGTGCACTATGAGGGAGGATAG